From the genome of Streptomyces sp. NBC_01260, one region includes:
- a CDS encoding MOSC domain-containing protein has product MRVLTVNTGRPVAVPYTDSPGGVTGIGKHPADGPVQVTDPGPEGIGGSGLAGDAVCDLRFHGGSNQAVYAFAREELDRWERELGRPLPNGSFGENLTTGGVDVRGALIGERWRIGPDLVLEITSGRIPCRTFAGHLDERQWVKRYTRAAAPGAYLRVIAPGAIRSGDPVEIVHRPDHDVTVELQFRAVTTRQELLPLLLPAGEALHPEPLRRAREYAARQR; this is encoded by the coding sequence ATGAGAGTGCTGACCGTGAACACGGGCCGGCCCGTGGCCGTGCCGTACACCGACTCCCCGGGCGGCGTGACCGGGATCGGCAAGCACCCGGCCGACGGCCCCGTACAGGTCACCGACCCCGGTCCGGAGGGCATCGGTGGCAGCGGTCTGGCCGGGGACGCCGTCTGCGACCTGCGTTTTCACGGTGGCTCGAACCAGGCGGTGTACGCCTTCGCCCGCGAGGAACTGGACCGGTGGGAGCGGGAGCTGGGGCGCCCGCTGCCCAACGGCAGCTTCGGCGAGAACCTGACCACGGGCGGGGTGGACGTCAGGGGCGCGCTGATCGGCGAGCGCTGGCGGATCGGCCCCGACCTGGTCCTGGAGATCACGTCGGGCCGCATTCCGTGCCGTACCTTCGCGGGCCACCTCGACGAGAGGCAATGGGTCAAGCGGTACACGCGGGCGGCCGCCCCCGGCGCGTATCTGCGGGTGATCGCCCCGGGCGCGATCCGGTCCGGTGACCCGGTGGAGATCGTTCACCGGCCGGACCACGACGTCACGGTGGAGCTCCAGTTCCGGGCCGTGACGACCCGGCAGGAGCTGCTGCCGCTCCTGCTCCCGGCCGGGGAGGCGCTGCACCCCGAGCCGCTGAGGAGGGCGCGGGAGTACGCGGCGCGGCAGCGGTGA
- a CDS encoding SDR family NAD(P)-dependent oxidoreductase: protein MTTALITGATAGIGAAFARRLAAEGHNLVLVARDTERLREQATELHDRHGIEAEVLPADLSTDDGIAAVEARLGDRLASVDLLVNNAGFGNKGSYLDVPMADELAMLKVHCEAVLRLTSAAAAGMKERGRGGVVNVASVAAFVPRGTYGASKAWVVQFTQGAAKDLAGSGVRLMALCPGFVRTEFHQRAGMGTGNIPGWMWLDADKLVSAALADLARGKSVSVPDPRYKALMGLVKVTPRGLLGGVTSKTGRKYGPQ, encoded by the coding sequence ATGACGACTGCACTGATTACGGGCGCGACCGCGGGCATCGGGGCCGCCTTCGCGCGGCGGCTCGCCGCCGAGGGGCACAACCTGGTCCTGGTGGCCCGCGACACCGAGCGGCTGCGGGAGCAGGCCACCGAGCTGCACGACCGGCACGGCATCGAGGCCGAGGTACTGCCCGCGGACCTGTCCACGGACGACGGGATCGCGGCGGTCGAGGCGCGGCTGGGCGATCGGCTGGCGTCCGTCGATCTGCTGGTCAACAACGCCGGGTTCGGCAACAAGGGCAGTTATCTGGACGTCCCCATGGCCGATGAGCTGGCCATGCTGAAGGTGCACTGCGAGGCGGTTCTGCGGCTGACCTCGGCGGCCGCGGCCGGGATGAAGGAGCGCGGCAGGGGCGGCGTCGTGAACGTGGCCTCGGTGGCGGCGTTCGTGCCGCGCGGTACGTACGGGGCCTCCAAGGCGTGGGTCGTGCAGTTCACCCAGGGCGCGGCCAAGGACCTGGCGGGCTCGGGTGTGCGGCTGATGGCGCTCTGCCCCGGCTTCGTCCGGACGGAGTTCCATCAGCGGGCCGGCATGGGCACCGGCAACATTCCGGGCTGGATGTGGCTCGACGCCGACAAGCTGGTGTCGGCGGCCCTGGCGGACCTGGCGCGCGGCAAGTCGGTCTCGGTCCCGGATCCGCGGTACAAGGCGCTGATGGGGCTGGTCAAGGTGACGCCGCGCGGCCTGCTCGGAGGGGTGACCTCCAAGACAGGCCGCAAGTACGGACCTCAGTGA
- a CDS encoding right-handed parallel beta-helix repeat-containing protein — protein sequence MRHRVTAAALAALTAAAGLTLAGPSAAQAAPAGRTFHVDCAASPQGATGSRQHPWTTLAEANAHTYGPGDRLLFKRGATCTGTLAPTGAGSSRAPFTIADYGSGPDRAELDGAGAHDTVLLSNTQYVHLRALEITNADHPGSERNGVRLLLTDYGVARGFDISGLYIHDVRGGDFKTVSGSSAIHIAVEGTAKASRYDGLDIGDNRIEDVDREGIYFKSTFSRRDLVGGQQDPDVYPGEWTPSTGVRIHHNTLTSLAGDGMKLDTTSGARVDHNRVDGFQLRSPSANAGIWTFNTDDTTVEYNEVSGGGNTHDGMSFDADGASRNTVFQYNHSHDNKGGFLLICPYDGAKTIGTVARYNVSRDDGARLIQNCWGPILGTEIYNNTFHNKEQIPGYLVQDDAGSPATTQHELSVRNNVFVSEGTGGYAFKNPTPGLSFDHNAFYGIDMTRPDTGGITADPRLRTDFRLGAGSPALAAGAVIENNGGKDYFGNRLKPGAPNIGAYAGRGVR from the coding sequence GTGAGACATCGCGTCACCGCCGCGGCGCTCGCGGCCCTGACGGCCGCCGCCGGTCTGACCCTCGCAGGACCGAGCGCCGCGCAGGCGGCACCCGCCGGCCGCACCTTCCACGTGGACTGCGCCGCGTCCCCTCAGGGCGCCACCGGCAGCAGGCAGCACCCCTGGACCACCCTCGCCGAGGCCAACGCGCACACCTACGGCCCAGGCGACCGGCTGCTGTTCAAACGAGGCGCCACCTGCACCGGCACCCTCGCCCCCACGGGCGCCGGCTCCTCCCGCGCACCGTTCACCATCGCGGACTACGGCAGCGGCCCGGACCGCGCCGAGCTCGACGGTGCGGGCGCCCACGACACCGTCCTGCTCTCCAACACGCAGTACGTGCACCTCAGGGCCCTGGAGATCACCAACGCCGACCACCCCGGCAGCGAGCGCAACGGCGTCCGCCTCCTCCTCACCGACTACGGGGTGGCCCGCGGCTTCGACATCTCCGGCCTGTACATCCACGACGTGCGCGGCGGCGACTTCAAGACCGTGTCCGGCTCCAGCGCGATCCACATCGCCGTCGAGGGCACCGCGAAGGCCAGCCGGTACGACGGCCTGGACATCGGCGACAACCGCATCGAGGACGTCGACCGCGAGGGCATCTACTTCAAGTCGACCTTCTCCAGGCGCGATCTGGTCGGCGGGCAGCAGGACCCGGACGTCTACCCGGGCGAGTGGACCCCCAGCACCGGAGTCCGCATCCACCACAACACGCTCACGTCGCTGGCCGGTGACGGCATGAAGCTCGACACCACCAGCGGTGCCCGGGTCGACCACAACCGGGTCGACGGCTTCCAGCTCCGCTCGCCCTCCGCCAACGCGGGCATCTGGACCTTCAACACCGACGACACCACCGTCGAGTACAACGAGGTCTCGGGCGGCGGCAACACCCACGACGGGATGTCCTTCGACGCCGACGGCGCCTCGCGGAACACCGTCTTCCAGTACAACCACAGCCACGACAACAAGGGCGGCTTCCTGCTGATCTGCCCGTACGACGGCGCGAAGACCATCGGCACCGTCGCCCGGTACAACGTCAGCCGCGACGACGGGGCCCGCCTCATCCAGAACTGCTGGGGCCCGATCCTCGGCACCGAGATCTACAACAACACCTTCCACAACAAGGAGCAGATCCCCGGATACCTCGTCCAGGACGACGCCGGCAGCCCCGCCACCACCCAGCACGAACTGTCCGTCCGCAACAACGTCTTCGTCAGCGAGGGCACCGGCGGCTACGCCTTCAAGAACCCGACTCCCGGGCTCTCCTTCGACCACAACGCCTTCTACGGCATCGACATGACCCGCCCCGACACCGGCGGCATCACCGCCGACCCGAGGCTCCGGACCGACTTCCGGCTCGGCGCGGGCTCGCCCGCCCTCGCCGCCGGAGCCGTCATCGAGAACAACGGCGGCAAGGACTACTTCGGCAACCGGCTGAAGCCCGGCGCCCCCAACATCGGCGCCTACGCGGGCCGCGGCGTGCGGTAA
- a CDS encoding substrate-binding domain-containing protein, translating into MRESAAERHDRLLGLVRDRGSARVSDLASQLGVSPVTVRRDVEELAGRGLLDRVHGSVSWPQDTVPAGPGSAGSGLVLGMLAPSATYYFAEVIRGAHEAAARAGARLILRISDYRPQEDHARTQGLLSAGAEGLLVAPGWQHPGDPSAFGDWISSLPVPTVLLERRPTAGSPLDGLDRVCSDHGHGVLLAVRHLVRLGHGAPLLMARADSPTALAVRSGYAEALAALGLRVPQDVIESVPAEQAPEAFEEAVQALREAVGSGVATAALIHNDVDAIQVVQRLSELGVRVPQDLALIAYDDEVAALADTPLTAVAPPKREVGRHATELLVERLGQEAGAPRRHLTLLPQLRVRDSCGAPLP; encoded by the coding sequence GTGCGCGAGAGTGCTGCTGAACGTCATGACCGCCTGCTCGGGCTGGTGCGGGACCGGGGCTCCGCCCGGGTGTCGGACCTGGCCTCGCAGCTGGGGGTCTCGCCCGTCACGGTGCGCCGGGACGTCGAGGAACTGGCCGGCCGCGGCCTGCTCGACCGGGTCCACGGCTCGGTGTCCTGGCCGCAGGACACCGTCCCCGCCGGGCCCGGCAGCGCGGGCAGCGGCCTGGTCCTCGGCATGCTCGCGCCCTCCGCGACGTACTACTTCGCCGAGGTGATCCGCGGCGCCCACGAGGCCGCCGCGCGGGCGGGGGCCCGGCTGATCCTGCGGATCTCCGACTACCGGCCGCAGGAGGACCACGCCCGCACCCAGGGGCTGCTCTCCGCGGGCGCCGAAGGGCTGCTGGTCGCGCCCGGCTGGCAGCATCCGGGCGACCCCTCCGCGTTCGGGGACTGGATCAGCTCACTGCCCGTGCCGACCGTGCTGCTGGAGCGCAGGCCCACCGCCGGCTCTCCGCTGGACGGTCTGGACCGGGTCTGCTCGGACCACGGGCACGGGGTGCTGCTGGCCGTACGCCACCTGGTGCGCCTCGGGCACGGGGCGCCGCTGCTGATGGCCCGCGCGGACTCCCCGACCGCCCTCGCGGTGCGCTCCGGATACGCGGAGGCCCTGGCCGCGCTCGGGCTGCGCGTACCCCAGGACGTGATCGAGTCCGTTCCGGCCGAACAGGCCCCGGAGGCCTTCGAGGAGGCCGTTCAGGCGCTTCGCGAGGCCGTCGGCTCCGGAGTGGCGACGGCCGCGCTGATCCACAACGACGTGGACGCCATCCAGGTGGTGCAGCGCCTGTCCGAGCTGGGCGTGCGCGTGCCGCAGGACCTGGCGCTGATCGCGTACGACGACGAGGTGGCGGCGCTCGCGGACACCCCGCTCACCGCCGTGGCGCCGCCGAAGCGCGAGGTGGGCCGCCATGCGACGGAACTGCTGGTGGAACGGCTCGGCCAGGAGGCCGGTGCGCCCCGCCGGCACCTGACGCTGCTTCCGCAGCTCCGGGTCAGGGACTCCTGCGGAGCGCCGCTTCCCTAG
- a CDS encoding ABC transporter substrate-binding protein gives MSRSSSRTSLAVVGAATALAVLTACGGGGDDTSAAGSDGKPVSITFWGWTKGSKEVVDAFNASHKNIKVVYEEIPSGNAGGYAKISNAVKAGNAPDLVSIEYPQLPEYVSQGALQDIGQYFTEDIRKKLLPQAVELTTLGGKNWAVPFDASPQSFYYRKDLFKKYGVEVPKTWDEFRKAAEKVKKADKKARIGTFFPDDPTTFQAMAWQAGAQWYKPEGDTWKVNTTDAATGKVADYWQGLLDDDLIRANASFSPEWTNSLKNGGTVGYLGAAWGAGVLKGTLPEQSGKWAVAPMPSWDGKPASGMLGGSTFAVTKTSKKAKAAVEFATWMSTTEDGIKARIESGTSSAFPAAASLRPVAKKAFDADFYGGEDIYQVFEEAATSIGPNWSWGPTTGTTNTTMKDQFGKVASGGTTVEDAVKAGHDATVAELKKRGLKVEDAG, from the coding sequence GTGAGCCGCAGTTCGAGCAGAACGTCCCTCGCCGTAGTCGGCGCCGCCACCGCCCTCGCCGTTCTCACGGCCTGCGGCGGCGGCGGTGACGACACGTCCGCCGCCGGAAGCGACGGCAAGCCCGTCAGCATCACCTTCTGGGGCTGGACCAAGGGGTCCAAGGAGGTCGTTGACGCGTTCAACGCCTCGCACAAGAACATCAAGGTGGTCTACGAGGAGATCCCGTCCGGCAACGCCGGCGGCTACGCCAAGATCTCCAACGCCGTGAAGGCGGGCAACGCCCCCGATCTGGTCTCCATCGAGTACCCGCAGCTCCCGGAGTACGTCAGCCAGGGCGCGCTCCAGGACATCGGCCAGTACTTCACCGAGGACATCCGCAAGAAGCTGCTGCCCCAGGCGGTGGAGCTGACGACGCTCGGCGGCAAGAACTGGGCCGTCCCCTTCGACGCCTCGCCGCAGTCCTTCTACTACCGCAAGGACCTGTTCAAGAAGTACGGCGTCGAGGTCCCCAAGACCTGGGACGAGTTCCGCAAGGCCGCCGAGAAGGTCAAGAAGGCTGACAAGAAGGCCCGAATCGGCACCTTCTTCCCCGATGACCCGACCACGTTCCAGGCGATGGCCTGGCAGGCCGGTGCGCAGTGGTACAAGCCCGAGGGCGACACCTGGAAGGTCAACACCACCGACGCGGCCACCGGCAAGGTCGCCGACTACTGGCAGGGTCTGCTCGACGACGACCTGATCCGCGCCAACGCCTCGTTCAGCCCCGAATGGACCAACTCCCTCAAGAACGGCGGCACCGTCGGCTACCTCGGCGCGGCCTGGGGCGCGGGCGTCCTCAAGGGCACCCTGCCCGAGCAGAGCGGCAAGTGGGCCGTCGCCCCGATGCCCAGCTGGGACGGCAAGCCGGCCAGCGGCATGCTCGGCGGCTCCACCTTCGCGGTGACGAAGACCAGCAAGAAGGCGAAGGCGGCGGTCGAGTTCGCCACCTGGATGTCGACCACCGAGGACGGCATCAAGGCCCGTATCGAGTCCGGCACTTCGAGCGCGTTCCCGGCCGCGGCGTCCCTGCGCCCGGTCGCGAAGAAGGCGTTCGACGCCGACTTCTACGGCGGCGAGGACATCTACCAGGTGTTCGAGGAGGCCGCGACGTCCATCGGCCCGAACTGGAGCTGGGGCCCGACGACCGGCACCACGAACACCACGATGAAGGACCAGTTCGGCAAGGTCGCGAGCGGCGGCACGACCGTCGAGGACGCGGTGAAGGCCGGGCACGACGCCACGGTCGCCGAGCTGAAGAAGCGCGGTCTGAAGGTCGAGGACGCAGGCTGA
- a CDS encoding carbohydrate ABC transporter permease, protein MRHARTTRAAAILLGPFFVLFTLAMVLPIGYAVWLSLFTEKQSGLGFGGTETVFSGLDNYTAALGDRAFREGFGVLLGYCLFYIPLLLVGALALALLLDSTLARARRFFQLALFLPHAVPGIIAALIWVYLYTPQLSPVVSAMESGGIGFDFFSPDGALPSVVNIALWEWLGYNMVIFYAALQAIDRSVLEAATVDGAGAWRVAIAIKVPLIRASVVMVALFTVIGSLQLFTEPLILNKGTGSAVSSTWTPNMYAYTAAFERNDYGLAAAASILLALTAALLSFVVTRFTGRKGKKA, encoded by the coding sequence ATGAGGCACGCCCGGACAACCAGAGCCGCCGCCATCCTGCTGGGGCCCTTCTTCGTACTGTTCACCTTGGCCATGGTGCTGCCGATCGGATACGCGGTCTGGCTCAGCCTGTTCACCGAGAAGCAGTCCGGCCTGGGCTTCGGCGGCACCGAGACCGTCTTCAGCGGGCTCGACAACTACACGGCGGCCCTGGGTGACCGGGCGTTCCGCGAGGGCTTCGGCGTACTCCTCGGATACTGCCTGTTCTACATTCCGCTGCTGCTCGTCGGGGCCCTCGCCCTCGCCCTGCTGCTGGACTCCACGCTGGCCCGCGCCCGCCGGTTCTTCCAGCTCGCGCTGTTCCTGCCGCACGCCGTGCCCGGCATCATCGCCGCGCTGATCTGGGTGTACCTCTACACACCGCAGCTCAGCCCGGTGGTCAGCGCCATGGAGTCCGGCGGAATCGGCTTCGACTTCTTCTCGCCCGACGGGGCACTGCCCTCCGTCGTCAACATCGCGCTGTGGGAGTGGCTCGGCTACAACATGGTGATCTTCTACGCCGCGTTGCAGGCCATCGACCGCTCCGTGCTCGAAGCGGCCACGGTCGACGGCGCGGGCGCCTGGCGCGTCGCGATCGCCATCAAGGTCCCGCTGATCCGCGCCTCGGTCGTGATGGTCGCGCTGTTCACCGTCATCGGCTCGCTCCAGCTCTTCACCGAACCACTGATCCTCAACAAGGGGACGGGCTCCGCCGTCTCCTCCACCTGGACGCCGAACATGTACGCGTACACCGCGGCCTTTGAACGCAACGACTACGGCCTCGCCGCGGCCGCCTCCATCCTGCTGGCTCTCACCGCCGCGCTGCTGTCCTTCGTCGTCACCCGCTTCACCGGCCGGAAGGGCAAGAAAGCATGA
- a CDS encoding carbohydrate ABC transporter permease, translating to MSSPASRGRWMSKTAVNGFLLLAVVYMLFPLVWLVTAATKDTGGLLAGNAFSFDGFNLGENLSNLASYGDGIYFRWYLNSLGYAGGGALVCSLICVAAGYAFDKYTFRGKDQLFGLVLMGVLVPTTALALPMYLLASKVGLVNTYWSVLIPVLVNPFGVYLARVFCSGYIPNEALEAARIDGAGELRTFWSVGLPMVMPGFVTVFLFQFTAIWNNFFLPLVMLSDRKLFPLSLGLYSWNTNTHGEPSFYPLVVTGSLLAVIPLIVAFVSLQRHWKAGLTAGSVK from the coding sequence ATGAGTTCCCCCGCCTCCCGCGGCCGCTGGATGTCGAAGACCGCGGTCAACGGTTTCCTGCTGCTCGCCGTCGTCTACATGCTCTTCCCGCTCGTCTGGCTGGTCACCGCCGCCACCAAGGACACCGGCGGCCTGCTCGCCGGCAACGCGTTCTCCTTCGACGGCTTCAACCTCGGCGAGAACCTGTCGAACCTGGCCTCCTACGGTGACGGCATCTACTTCCGCTGGTACCTCAACAGCCTCGGCTACGCGGGCGGTGGCGCGCTCGTCTGCTCGCTGATCTGCGTCGCCGCGGGGTACGCCTTCGACAAGTACACGTTCCGGGGCAAGGACCAGCTGTTCGGCCTGGTGCTGATGGGTGTGCTGGTGCCCACCACGGCACTCGCCCTGCCGATGTACCTGCTGGCGTCCAAGGTCGGTCTGGTCAACACCTACTGGTCGGTGCTGATCCCGGTGCTGGTCAACCCGTTCGGCGTGTATCTCGCCCGGGTGTTCTGCTCGGGGTACATACCGAACGAGGCCCTGGAGGCGGCCCGTATCGACGGGGCGGGTGAGCTGCGCACCTTCTGGTCCGTCGGTCTGCCCATGGTCATGCCGGGGTTCGTGACCGTCTTCCTCTTCCAGTTCACCGCGATCTGGAACAACTTCTTCCTCCCCCTCGTGATGCTCTCGGACCGCAAGCTGTTCCCGCTCAGCCTCGGGCTGTACTCGTGGAACACCAACACCCATGGCGAGCCGAGCTTCTACCCCCTCGTCGTCACCGGGTCCCTCCTCGCCGTCATCCCGCTGATCGTCGCCTTCGTCTCCCTGCAGCGGCACTGGAAGGCGGGCCTGACCGCCGGCAGCGTCAAGTGA
- a CDS encoding hydroxyacid dehydrogenase yields the protein MPHATDNRPRALLAMGPGIAGRLLAERHHARLAALTRTDTRLVAHDLADPTPEVAAALAEAEVLFTCWGATPLTAPVLAAAPRLRAVVHAAGSVKHHITDACWERGIAVTSAAGANALPVAEFTLAAILFAGKRVLHSADRYRALRADHDWLAELDGTGNYRRTIGIVGASRIGRRVIELLRPFDLDVLLYDPYVGAERAAGLGVRLATLDELCARSSVVSVHAPQLPETHHLIGAAQLAAMPAGATLINTARGSLVDEDALLPELTSGRLHAVLDVTHPDPPRTSSPFYDLPNVLLTPHVAGSLGNELHRMADQALDELERFASGRPFADPVHGDALFRSA from the coding sequence ATGCCGCACGCCACTGACAACCGGCCCCGGGCCCTGCTCGCGATGGGCCCCGGCATCGCCGGACGCCTCCTCGCCGAACGCCACCACGCCCGGCTGGCCGCCCTCACCCGTACGGACACCCGTCTCGTCGCCCACGACCTGGCCGACCCGACGCCCGAGGTGGCCGCCGCGCTCGCCGAGGCCGAGGTGCTGTTCACCTGCTGGGGAGCGACACCGCTCACCGCGCCGGTGCTGGCCGCCGCACCGCGGCTGCGCGCGGTGGTGCACGCGGCCGGCTCGGTCAAGCACCACATCACCGACGCCTGCTGGGAACGCGGCATCGCCGTCACCTCGGCGGCCGGGGCCAACGCCCTGCCGGTCGCCGAGTTCACCCTCGCCGCGATCCTCTTCGCGGGCAAGCGCGTCCTGCACTCCGCGGACCGCTACCGCGCCCTGCGCGCCGACCACGACTGGCTCGCCGAACTGGACGGCACCGGCAACTACCGCCGCACGATCGGCATCGTCGGGGCCTCCCGCATCGGCCGCCGGGTGATCGAGCTGCTGCGCCCCTTCGATCTGGACGTCCTGCTGTACGACCCCTACGTCGGCGCGGAACGGGCCGCGGGGCTGGGTGTCCGCCTCGCCACGCTCGACGAGCTGTGCGCGCGCAGCTCCGTGGTCTCGGTGCACGCCCCGCAGCTCCCGGAGACGCACCACCTCATCGGCGCCGCCCAGTTGGCCGCGATGCCGGCGGGCGCGACGCTGATCAACACCGCGCGGGGCTCGCTGGTCGACGAGGACGCGCTGCTTCCCGAGCTGACGAGCGGCCGGCTGCACGCGGTGCTGGATGTGACGCATCCCGATCCGCCCCGTACGTCCTCGCCGTTCTACGACCTGCCGAACGTGCTGCTGACTCCGCACGTCGCGGGCTCGCTCGGCAACGAGCTGCACCGGATGGCGGACCAGGCGCTGGACGAGCTGGAACGGTTCGCGAGCGGCCGCCCGTTCGCGGACCCGGTCCACGGGGACGCGCTGTTCCGCTCGGCGTAG
- the groL gene encoding chaperonin GroEL (60 kDa chaperone family; promotes refolding of misfolded polypeptides especially under stressful conditions; forms two stacked rings of heptamers to form a barrel-shaped 14mer; ends can be capped by GroES; misfolded proteins enter the barrel where they are refolded when GroES binds) — MAKILKFDEDARRALERGVNKLADTVKVTIGPKGRNVVIDKKFGAPTITNDGVTIAREVELDDPYENLGAQLVKEVATKTNDVAGDGTTTATVLAQALVREGLRNVAAGASPAALKKGIDAAVKAVSEELLATARPIDDKSDIAAVAALSAQDSQVGDLIADAMDKVGKDGVITVEESNTFGLDLEFTEGMAFDKGYLSPYMVTDQERMEAVLDDPYILIHQGKIGSIQELLPLLEKVIQAGASKPLLIIAEDVEGEALSTLVVNKIRGTFNAVAVKAPGFGDRRKAMLGDIATLTGATVIAEEVGLKLDQAGLDVLGTARRVTVSKDDTTIVDGGGKSDEVAGRVNQIKAEIESTDSDWDREKLQERLAKLAGGVCVIRVGAATEVELKEKKHRLEDAISATRAAVEEGIVSGGGSALVHAVKVLEGNLGKTGDEATGVAVVRRAAVEPLRWIAENAGLEGYVITSKVSELDKGQGFNAATGEYGDLVKAGVIDPVKVTRSALENAASIASLLLTTETLVVEKPAEEEAEAGHGHGHSH; from the coding sequence ATGGCGAAGATCCTGAAGTTCGACGAGGACGCCCGTCGCGCCCTCGAGCGCGGCGTCAACAAGCTTGCCGACACGGTGAAGGTGACGATCGGCCCCAAGGGCCGCAACGTCGTCATCGACAAGAAGTTCGGTGCGCCCACCATCACCAACGACGGTGTCACCATCGCGCGCGAGGTCGAGCTGGATGACCCGTACGAGAACCTCGGTGCCCAGCTGGTGAAGGAGGTGGCGACCAAGACCAACGACGTTGCGGGTGACGGTACGACCACCGCCACCGTGCTCGCCCAGGCGCTCGTCCGCGAGGGCCTGCGCAACGTGGCCGCGGGCGCGTCCCCGGCCGCCCTGAAGAAGGGCATCGACGCCGCGGTCAAGGCCGTGTCCGAGGAGCTCCTCGCGACCGCCCGCCCGATCGACGACAAGTCCGACATCGCCGCCGTGGCCGCGCTCTCCGCGCAGGACAGCCAGGTCGGCGACCTCATCGCGGACGCGATGGACAAGGTCGGCAAGGACGGTGTCATCACCGTCGAGGAGTCCAACACCTTCGGTCTGGACCTTGAGTTCACCGAGGGCATGGCCTTCGACAAGGGTTACCTGTCCCCGTACATGGTGACCGACCAGGAGCGTATGGAGGCCGTCCTCGACGACCCGTACATCCTGATCCACCAGGGCAAGATCGGCTCGATCCAGGAGCTGCTGCCGCTCCTGGAGAAGGTCATCCAGGCCGGTGCCTCCAAGCCGCTGCTGATCATCGCCGAGGACGTCGAGGGCGAGGCCCTGTCGACCCTGGTCGTCAACAAGATCCGTGGCACCTTCAACGCCGTCGCGGTGAAGGCCCCGGGCTTCGGTGACCGCCGCAAGGCCATGCTCGGCGACATCGCCACCCTCACCGGTGCGACCGTCATCGCCGAAGAGGTCGGCCTCAAGCTCGACCAGGCCGGTCTGGACGTGCTGGGCACCGCCCGTCGCGTCACCGTCTCCAAGGACGACACGACCATCGTCGACGGCGGCGGCAAGTCCGACGAGGTCGCGGGCCGCGTCAACCAGATCAAGGCCGAGATCGAGTCCACGGACTCCGACTGGGACCGCGAGAAGCTCCAGGAGCGCCTGGCGAAGCTGGCCGGCGGTGTCTGCGTGATCCGCGTCGGTGCGGCCACCGAGGTGGAGCTCAAGGAGAAGAAGCACCGTCTGGAGGACGCCATCTCCGCGACCCGCGCCGCGGTCGAGGAGGGCATCGTCTCCGGTGGTGGCTCCGCTCTGGTCCACGCCGTCAAGGTCCTTGAGGGCAACCTCGGCAAGACCGGCGACGAGGCCACCGGTGTCGCGGTCGTGCGCCGCGCCGCCGTCGAGCCGCTCCGCTGGATCGCCGAGAACGCGGGCCTTGAGGGCTACGTCATCACCTCGAAGGTCTCCGAGCTCGACAAGGGCCAGGGCTTCAACGCCGCGACCGGCGAGTACGGCGACCTGGTGAAGGCCGGCGTCATCGACCCGGTCAAGGTCACCCGCTCCGCGCTGGAGAACGCCGCGTCCATCGCGTCGCTGCTGCTCACGACCGAGACCCTGGTCGTCGAGAAGCCGGCCGAGGAAGAGGCCGAGGCCGGTCACGGCCACGGTCACTCGCACTAG
- the groES gene encoding co-chaperone GroES: MVSTSTKVAIKPLEDRIVVQPLDAEQTTASGLVIPDTAKEKPQEGVVLAVGPGRFENGERLPLDVNTGDVVLYSKYGGTEVKYNGEEYLVLSARDVLAIIEK, translated from the coding sequence ATCGTGTCGACCAGCACCAAGGTTGCGATCAAGCCGCTCGAGGACCGCATTGTGGTCCAGCCGCTCGACGCCGAGCAGACCACGGCCTCCGGCCTGGTCATTCCGGACACTGCCAAGGAGAAGCCCCAGGAGGGCGTCGTCCTGGCCGTGGGCCCGGGCCGCTTCGAGAACGGCGAGCGCCTTCCGCTCGACGTCAATACCGGCGATGTCGTGCTGTACAGCAAGTACGGCGGCACCGAGGTGAAGTACAACGGCGAGGAGTACCTCGTTCTCTCGGCTCGCGACGTGCTCGCGATCATCGAGAAGTAA